The following DNA comes from Janthinobacterium sp. TB1-E2.
GGGCCAGACCTTGGACTTCATCACGGGCAAAGGGGCGCTGACCAAGGCGCAGTTGCATCATTGCCTGTTACCTGTCATCGACAAGGACGTGCTGCTGGTCACCGATGGCCATGCCGCCTACCGGGATTTTGCCAGGGAGGCTGGCATCAGCCACCAGGCCGTCAACTTGCGCGCCGGCATCCGCGTACAGGGCGCTGCCCACGTGCAGAACGTCAATGCGTATCACAGCCGTTTGCGGCAATGGCTGGGGCCGTTTCACGGTGTGGCGACGCGCTACCTGCCGAATTACCTGGGATGGCGCTGGATACTCGATGCCAGGCGCATCCGCTCGCCAGAAACGTTATTGAGAGCAACGCTGGGAGGATTCCCACATCTGACGGTGACATAGCCTTATTTTTTGGACACTTGTCGTATGCTCGCACCACCGTCTTGACGCCCCCGGTAAAGGAGCTGGCATTTTCTCATTCGACACTTGCGGCAAACGCCTGGCCCTGTGGGCCATTCGCGCCTACCAGCGCTACCTGTCCCCATGGAAGGGTTTTTCCTGCGCCTACCGCGTGCTGACGGGGCGCGACAGCTGCTCCGCCTATGGCTACCGGGTGATTGAACGTCATGGCTTGCGCACGGGCCTGCCCCTGTTGCAACGCCGCTTGCGCGCCTGCGGCGAACGGCATCGCCAGCACCTCGCGCTGCATCCGCAGGCACGACGCAGCGGCAGACATCTGGCCCAGGCAGGCTTTTGCGATTGCGACATCCCGTCGCCGGACTGCCACCATTGTTCCTGCAACCCATGCGACTTGCTCGATTGCGACTGGCCCCGACGGAAAAAGAAACAGTAATTTCAGTAGTTATGTGAATTTAAATTACAAATGAAATATTCATTCATGAAATGAATAATACCCATTATCACTGTGAATTGGCCTGAAGAGAAACGGCGGCCTATACTCAATCCGTCTCCCCTACTCTGCTTCCCATGCACACCCTGCTCAGCCCGCATATATCGCGGGCTTTTTGTTCCCGGCCATTGCCGTTCCGTCTTACCCCTTTTAACCATCACCGGGCGCGCCGTTCCCCGCCAGCCCGCTCCCAAACGGGGAGCACAACATGATCGTGCGCGAGCGTCCATCGGCGCTGCGGCTGTTCCTCGTGGTACGCGGTTCCGTCCTGCCGCGCATCCGCACCACGCTCATCGTCAACACCCTGATCGCCACCCTCGTCACCTGGTGCCACGGCACCCTGTTCGACCACAAGGTGATCCTCACGACCATCCCGTTTACCCTGATCGGCTTGCCGCTGGCCATCTTCCTGGGCTTTCGCAACACGGCCGCCTACGACCGCTACTGGGAAGCGCGCAAGCTGTGGGGCGAACTGGTCTTGCGCAGCCGTAATTTCTCGCGCCAGTGCCAGACGATGATACGCGGCGACACGCCGGCCCACGCCAGGCTGGGCCTGGAAGACGTGCGCGTGCGCATGATTTACCGCACCATCGCCTTTTGCCACGCCTTGCGCCACCAGTTGCGCGACACGCGCGGGCCGGCCGACTTGCAGCCGCTGCTGCGCCCGGCCGAATGGGACGCGGCCTGCAAGGCGGCGAACCCGTCCGACTACCTGATGCTGCAGATGGGCCACGACCTGGCCGACTGCGTCCGGCAGGGCCGTATCGACAGCATCCTGGCCACGCAGATCGATAACACGGTCTCGGCCATGGTGGCGGCGGGCGCTTCGTGCGAACGCATCCGCAGCACGCCGATTCCGTTTTCGTATTCGCTGCTGCTGCACCGCACAGCCTACCTGTACTGTTTCCTGCTGCCCTTCGGCCTCGTCGATTCGCTCGGATTCATGACGCCGTTCGTCGTCGCCATCGTCGCCTACACCTTCTTTGGCCTCGACGCGCTGGGCGACGAGATAGAGGAACCGTTCGGCGAGGATGCGAACGATCTGCCTCTGTCGGCCATGTGCCGCGCCATCGACATCAGCTTGCGCGAATCCGTGCAGGACGACAAGGTGCCGCCGCCCATGCAAGCCGTCGATTTCCTGCTGAATTGACCCGTAGGGCAGCTTTCCCCTTGACCTTACCATCGGGGGAAGGCTTACAGTGGACACACTTAACCATTGAAGGAGTGCTTGCCATGTATCAGTTACAAGTTGAAAACATGAGCTGCGGCCATTGCGTCGGCTCGGTCACGAAAGCGGTGCAAGCCATCGATCCGCAAGCCCAGGTGCAGATCGACCTGGCCAGCAAACGCGTCACGGTGGAATCGCCCGCCGAACTGGGCGCCATCAGCGCGGCCATCGTGGAGGCGGGATTTCCCGTCACCAGCGCGCAATAACAGCCACAGCAGCGTCACGACAGCCGGCCTTTGCGCCGGCTGTTTTTTTATCCATCCAGTTCAGGATAATGGCGGAAGATGCCTTCCTCGTTGAAGGGTATCCTGCGCTTCGACCTCAGGTAGCGGGCAATATTCGGCAGCGCCGCCACCATATCGTGCAGCGCAAACAAGGCAGGATACTGCGGCGCCAGGCGCGCCATGGCTTGCGGAAACGCATACTGCAGGCCAGCCAGCATCTGAAACAGCGACAGGTCGCCATACGTGAGCCTGGCGCCCACCAGATACTGGCCGCGGCTGTTCAGCAACACTTGCGTGAAATAATCGAGAAACTTGGGTAAACGTGTTTGGCGGAAATCCGCGCTGCGCAGCATGGCCGCCTGCTTTTGCTCTTCGTAATATTGATTCATCGACAGCGGATGGTGCGTGTCGTGCACTTCCGTCAGCCAGTCGGCCATCGTCAGTTGCAGCTGGTTCAGCCACAAACGGCCGCTTTCCGCGCGCGGCGCCAGGCCCACGCGCCGGCCCAGGTAAAAAAGGATATTCGTCGTCTGGCCGATCAGCAGCTCGCCATCGCGCAGCACAGGCGGGGCGTAGGCGGCCTGTGGCGTGCTGCCGCCGTCGAGGCAGGCCAGCATGGCGGGAACGCCTTGCCCCTTGCGCTCAGGCAAACGGGCGACATCGCGGTACTCGGCGTCCGCCTCTTCCAGGGCCAGCCGGATGAATTCGCCACGCCCCTGTATCGTGGGCCAGTAGTACAGTTCATACGCCATATGCACCTCCGTTGACTTACATCAAGGGCAACATGCTTTCGCTTCCTTGTCGCCGGCCAGCCCCAGGCTT
Coding sequences within:
- the yidD gene encoding membrane protein insertion efficiency factor YidD → MWAIRAYQRYLSPWKGFSCAYRVLTGRDSCSAYGYRVIERHGLRTGLPLLQRRLRACGERHRQHLALHPQARRSGRHLAQAGFCDCDIPSPDCHHCSCNPCDLLDCDWPRRKKKQ
- a CDS encoding bestrophin family protein, coding for MIVRERPSALRLFLVVRGSVLPRIRTTLIVNTLIATLVTWCHGTLFDHKVILTTIPFTLIGLPLAIFLGFRNTAAYDRYWEARKLWGELVLRSRNFSRQCQTMIRGDTPAHARLGLEDVRVRMIYRTIAFCHALRHQLRDTRGPADLQPLLRPAEWDAACKAANPSDYLMLQMGHDLADCVRQGRIDSILATQIDNTVSAMVAAGASCERIRSTPIPFSYSLLLHRTAYLYCFLLPFGLVDSLGFMTPFVVAIVAYTFFGLDALGDEIEEPFGEDANDLPLSAMCRAIDISLRESVQDDKVPPPMQAVDFLLN
- a CDS encoding heavy-metal-associated domain-containing protein, which gives rise to MYQLQVENMSCGHCVGSVTKAVQAIDPQAQVQIDLASKRVTVESPAELGAISAAIVEAGFPVTSAQ
- a CDS encoding glutathione S-transferase; its protein translation is MAYELYYWPTIQGRGEFIRLALEEADAEYRDVARLPERKGQGVPAMLACLDGGSTPQAAYAPPVLRDGELLIGQTTNILFYLGRRVGLAPRAESGRLWLNQLQLTMADWLTEVHDTHHPLSMNQYYEEQKQAAMLRSADFRQTRLPKFLDYFTQVLLNSRGQYLVGARLTYGDLSLFQMLAGLQYAFPQAMARLAPQYPALFALHDMVAALPNIARYLRSKRRIPFNEEGIFRHYPELDG